DNA from Fusarium musae strain F31 chromosome 7, whole genome shotgun sequence:
AGCGCAGCTTCACCGTTCGTCCTTGTTGGAAAATATTCCGGTCTCAAGGGCCTCGATCACTACATGAACGGCGTTATCCTCTCATCAGTCTTATCTCTCGGCATCGCATCCGTATACGGCGGATCGCGCACACTTCTTGCGCTCGCACAGCAGGGTTTTGCGCCAAAGATCTTTACTTGGGTTGATCGAGCGGGTCGACCTCTGCCGTCTGTTGGATTCATCATTGCTTTTGGATGTCTTGCGTTTTTGAACCTTGATGCAGCTGGTCCTGTTATTTTCGACTGGCTTTTGGCCTTATCAGGACTAGCTATGCTGGTTTGCTGGGGATCGATCTGTCTTGCTCACATTCGATTCAGAGCCGCGTGGAAGTATAACGGACATACACTCGACGAAATCCCGTTCAAGGCTATTGGCGGCGTTTGGGGATCATGGCTGGGTTTAATATTTGTTGTTGTCATTCTCATTGCTCAGGTGAGTCTCAAATCTTCATTCTTCAGAACATCAGCTCACACTTCACAGTTCTACGTGGCCATCGTCGCCCCAGTTGGCGAGTCGGGAATGGGTACTGTGGAAGACTTCTTTATGCAGTATCTTGGACTCCCTATTGTGCTAGCTTTCTGGGCTGGAGGATATCTCTGGAAGAGGACAAGCTGGATCAGTattgagaagattgacatTGATACGGGCCGCCGTGAACATGATTGGGAGGCTATCAATGCTTGGAGGGCAGAGCTTGCTACGTTTCCCTGGTGGAAGCGGTTGAGGTATACTTTGTTCTAGTTTGAAACGCCCGATGGATATAGACATGGATATAAAGTTTAGAGTTTAGAGTTTATGACTATGAGAATATTTTGTCATAGAGATTCCGGTTTTCATCCCCATTTTTGAAACCTAGTAACTATTGGAGCAATTATCCAAGACATACAATATCCCCTTGTCTGGGTTATCGATTTACCGGGAGTCAGTTGTCCGTTTGTCCGTTTTGCTGTGTTCACTCTCATTGCTCTGATCCGGTCTCTTTGTTGTGTGGATGATAGTCCACCTTAACTCATCACGCGCCTCGCACGAAAGTGTCATTTGTTCATAAACACAGCAAACTGTTCACACCATCATGTTTGCTCACACTTCTGAATCAATGCCTTTTAAAGCTAGATGTATCTGCCTAATCTGCCCATGGCTTTTGCGCAAGACCTTTCCTACAATTGAACGAGACTGAGACGACCTGAAATTATCTGAGCCGTTCAGCGAAATCACACTCCAACAACATTCAGAATTCTCATAGAGCTTTGAAAGCAAGCTAATATGGACATCGACCCGAACAGCCCAGGCTCAGGCCCAGGTCCACGGTCACAAGCTGACTTCCCCTTCGACTCAGTAGTCGACACATTCCCCTTCCTAACCGACCAAGCCCACCGCGCACTAAACATCCAGCTCGACTTCTTCCGCAACTTGAGCACCATGGACCTCCCTATTCCACAAGACGCCAACGCAAAAgaaaagctaaaagtaatCCTTGCTAAAGCGGAACTCGTCAATGAAATCGTGAAAAGTTTGACTGAGAGCTCTGAACTTCTTATGCAGCTGAAGAACATAGAATATGACGAGGTCATCGCTGTAAGAAAAGCGGAAGTTAGCAGTACGATTACTGAGACTAGCGTTAATATTAAGAGGGTCATCGCTATGCAGACAGAGGAGGTTAGGATAGGATTGGGGCAACAGGGGGCGGCAGAAGTCCAGGAACAACAAAGACTTGTAGAACAGGAAATGTTCATGCAACAAAGGAACGTCGGGCTAATGGGAGCTTCAGAATCCCCTGAGTCACAGATGCCATATATTCAGCCGCAAGTTCATGAGCAGAGTCATGCGCCACAACAAAACAATATAGCAGATCATATTCCAGGGCTTCGCCATGCTTCTGTACCACCAGCCGGACCTCAGGGATACAATCCAGTACCACTAAACAACCCAGGTCCAGTACACCCTCAGCCTCCCGTCCTAGGCCCGGCACCAGGTTATGCCCATCTCCCAACACTCAATCAAGCCAAGACATATCCTCACAATCCAGTACATGCCCAATTCCCAGCACATCCCCTCCCCCAGCAAGTACCCttacaaagacaagacagcgTATACGCCGAATCAAGCACCACAAGCTCTGACGACTCTGAGATTCGAATGATGCTGGCTAGAGAGCtgaagaaacaaaagaaaaaagacagaGCTGCAAAGAGAAtggcaaagatgaagagggagcGGGAAAGGGGGGACTTTTGTAAGCGCTGTGGACGCTGTTGATAACAATATACCTGTAACTATAGAGGATACGCATAATTGAATATGATAGGCCGTTTTGGATATCTCATTCCTCAGCGTGAGAGTTGCTGAATCTTACGTGATGCTCACGCCGCTAGGATCTAGTATACAAACCATTGAGAGGACATGAGAAAACTTAGTATCTCGTTTGTCAACGATAACCAGGCTTAGTCAAGTTTAGCATAGACTAAGTCGAGTTTAGTGTCTTTTGAACAAATCTGCTTCATCACGTTGATTGGTAAGTCGAAGTCGAAGTCTTCTTGCAAAAAGCCTCATAAGTCTACTACAACTACTTCGTATCAAACCACCCCTCCATCCCTCTCATATATAAGTGTCTCCCATTTCGAGAATTTCCGAAAGACCACAGGGTCTGTCGGTGTCCGTTACATGCCGCAGTTTTCGGTCACATGCGCGTCTCCAAAGTTCAGCGAGCTCAATGCCCTGCTTCTTAGTAGGCTTGATTTCTTCCTCAAGGATCTGGAACATTTTGTTTGGATTGACATAGCCCGAGTATTTGAGCCACTGTCTCGCCATGAGCCCAACCTGATGGAAGTTTCCAACCATCTTTGGGAACAGCTTCTTTGACAAGAGTGCTGCTatatccatcttcatcattgaaTCCTAGCACCTGATATGGTATATGTTTGCGTTTGGGTCAGCTCCTCCGCCCGAAGAAACCTGGGGCCATTTTATCCTTATCAAGTATCGCTTATGGTCCCCATGGAGCACATTGACTGCTGCGCTGCGGTATAAACAGACACGATCGGCCTTGCAGCTTCCCTGTCCTCGGAGCCTAGCTGGCACTAGCTGAACCAGCTGCTCACGATCCTTTTCGGGAACCTTTTCCagagtgaggaggagagctCTCCCATATTGTTCGAGGGGGTCCAGAGGGATCGGGACATTTTTTGGCTCACGTGAAGGACCAGAAACGCCTTGGTTCGGAATGCCTTGCTCGTCTTGTCCGTGCTCGATGCCCGGCGGCAGATCCTGCTCTTCAGTGCTCTGCTGTGAAATTCGAGTGTGCGTCGATTTGGATATGTCGCGTACGGGCCTAGGCGTAGGTCGGAATGATGGACTCGAATACCGTGGTGGAGTTGAAGGGCGTTCTGTACGGGCCGAAGGCCCTGGCATGTCTAAATCCGGATCCCATGATTGAAGAGGTGAACTGCTGTCTGAGCGCGCCTCTCTAGCTAAGGGTGTCTTGACACGAGTTGTAATAGAGTGTTGCTCAGGCTGAAGACGTTTGGCCGGGGGACTATTCTCAAGTTCTTCTGGTTCTCCTTTGGCATGCTTGCGTTTCTGAGAATCGCCATGTTCTGGTCTAGGACCAGCCTCCGCCTCCCAAAATCGCTCTGGGAGAGGGTTGGCGGTGATGGAGTCTTGTGGTTCTGAAGATTCTGAGGAACCTGAAGATCCTAAAGATCCTAAAGATCTTGGAGGTCCTGAGGGGGGAGGTACGGTGCTGAAAGGGTTGGGATCGTATGATATATCCTCATCGTTAAACTCGCACATGGTGTTTTGATATGATACGGTATAGTCCTGATGgattatgatgatgatggatgaagaGTACAAGTTTTGAGAGTACAAATTGGCTCTGGGGATGCCCTTTCATGAGTGCCTACcttaaggtaccttaccaaAGTATAACTTGGTTATGAGGGAAGGCACTTGATGGAAGGAAGTTGCAAGTCCATAGAGTGCATGTCCAAggaaggtaggtaagtaagtTGCCAAGTGTAAGGCAGGCAAGAACCTAACTTGGGGCGTTATCTtaagtgatgaagagacttggtGAATCTTAAGATATCTTAGTAAAGCTTCAGATCATTTTGTTCTAGTATCCCAATCTCATATTGCAAGTTATCTTGCTTCCCAAGGTCGAAGTATGGTATCGCAATCCCGCAAATACCTATTTATTCAACACGTCTCTCCCATATTCTAACCATCCAGGAATCTCTCTCTAGTCACCAACCATCGACCAAGTCGCCATTGATATGGTGATGCACTGCTCACAACACCAATGCCAAGTTTGATTTGGGGGGGATGTCGATTGAGGAGCTCTATATCACATTTTAAAGCTTCAGGGAGCCATATCGTTCAAGTACCTGAGTCCAGGGATGTATGAGCAAATACATCAGCCATGCCTCCTAAATACAATCCTCAACTGACTTCATTATAAACACAAATATACAGGGGTATTAACTATCATCACATCCACCTCGCTCCCTACTTCGAAGTCTTCGTATGCTCATCATAAAACTCCAACGTCAGCGCCGCCAAAAACCCAGGAATGCATCCCTTCTCCCTAACCCAGAACCCAATCTGATCACTAATCTTCTGTGCAAAATCACTCCTCGGCCCACCGCCAACCTTCATCGTGCCCCGCTCACCGTCAAACACGATAGAATTCTCGTGCTCGTCTGTCTGCGAGGGGTAGAACGTGCTCTCGACGCGCATCTTGCCGTTGGGGATGAACGTCACGGTCCAGCCGAGCgtggagaagatggcttcCTTGAACTCTTGGGATTTGGAGCCCCAGACTTCTTTTAGGCGGCGCGTACGCTTCTCGGCGGATGCGGTTTCTGCTTTGGCGGCGGTGATTTCGCGCTCCATTGCGGCGAGGACGGAGGTTGGGATCATGGGGATGGTGGAGTTGGCGTTCTTGGACTGGAGGGTTGCGAGGAGGTCTTCGTTCTCCTTCTTTAGTGCTTCGAGGGTGGAGCGCTTAATAGCTTCGAAATCTGAAGTGGGATTGGACTTGAGTGATAGAACGCGTGTTTGTGTTTGCTGCTTAGCAGCTTTTAGTTGTTCCTTGCTGGTGGACAAGTCCTTCTCTAGCAGGGCAATCTTGTTTTGCGACTTGGTCAATTGCTCCTCTAGCATACGCTTCTTTCGCGTGAGTTGACCGAGTTGCTCTTGAGAACTGTCATCCTCCGCTCTCGAGCGCTTGCTTCCTGTCGCGGGTTGGGGTGTGCTTGGTGCTGAGGGCTCGATTGACGATAGCTCAGCGTGTAGGTTCTGGACTTCCATCTTATACTTATCGACGAGATCCTCCAGCTCTTGCACGCGCTGTACACGGGCTTGGTCGAATTGTTCGGGCTGAAGCGTCTCGTCCTCGGTGTCAAAGGTCTTGAGCTGTGCGCGGAGGTACTCGACCTCCTTGACGGCCAGGGCACGTTGGCGCTCCAGTCGCATTCGGGCCTTGTCGGCGTTGCTGGCATTTGCCACTGTCTTTGcattctcaacctcattctTCAGTTGAGCCTGCTCGTCGCGAAGCGATTGAATCGTGTTCTGAGCAGCAGTGATCTCAGCCTGTAGAGCGCCAACCTTTTCGACATACGAGGCATTCGTCAACCTTTCTTCGACGAGGGCTCTCGCCACAGCTTCGGGTGAGTCAAACTCGGATTCGTCTGTCTCGGCAGCGTTTCGTAGATAAGCCGACCAGGCCAAGCGCTCGTCTTCCAATCGCTGTCGTTGTATACGCGCCTCGGTAAGCTCTGCTTCAACCAATTCCGCCGACTCTAACTTTCGCTGTAGTGttcgcttctcttcttcgacaaCTTCGACTGCTTTGCTCAATGCTCGTAGGTGCTTGAGCTCGGAGAGCTGATCACGATTCGTCGCCTCGAGGTTTCGGATATGCTGAACTTGTTCGGTAAGTTCCTGTCGGATAATCTCCATCGTCTCTGCATCACCGCTTTGCGCTTTAAGTCGTAGAACATCGGCCTCCAGATTCGCGATGACtccatccttctcagccAATTGAGCTTGTGTCTGCTGCAGCACATTCTCCCGCTGCTCGCTCTCCTGCTCAAATTCTTGGATAGTCTTTTGCGCCGCGGCGATCTGCATCTCCATGTCTGTGGCTTTTCGGTCGGCGATTCGGGCAGCATCGTCCTTCGCTGTGGATAGGTCCTCAAGCTGTTCCTGCAGCAAGCGGGCCTCATCCTCTGCTTCACGAACCTTGCGCTCTAATTGCTTCTTATCCCCATCAATCGaatctttgacttcttgcAATTCTCTTCTAAGAGCTTCCGTTTGCGCTGCCGCTTTTTCGCGCTCAACCTCAGCCGCTTGTCGGTGCTGCGCTTCATCTTGCTCGCGCCGTCGAGCTTGCTCCAATTTGCTACTTTGTTCCGATGTCGCAATCTCTTTCTCCTGCTCGGCAGTCTGAATTCGATATTGTAGAGTGCCAATTTCAGCCTTCAATGACTCAATCTCTCGCCTGTACTTCTCGTACTCGTCCGCGTCGGGGGGCGCCATGTTCTCCTTATGACTTTCGCGCGAACCGGGGCGGACAGACTCAGCGACGTGGCTTTGTCGAGACTGGGGCCGAGGGGGATGTGAATCACCCGAATCACGGCCTGTTAATAGATCGTATGTCGGTCGTGTGCTCGAGCGGAAAGAGGAAATCTGCAGCCAAGGTTCGCGGTCAGAAACATTTATTCGAGCTCGGGaatgtttgttttgttttgtgtTGACTTACCCTGGACTGTCGTAGTGATGTCTGAGGTCTGTCCATAGCAGACGTGCTGGCTCGGAATCTGGCATTGACAGAGGCTCGCCTGCTCCCACGCCCATCTTTTTCGTTGGGCGTAAATGAGCGCATTTTTAAGTCTCGTGGGTCGCGTTGCTTGAATAAATGAAAGATCGCGGTCTGGAGACGGTTTATTTGCGATCACCACGGTAGCTTGCGTTATCACGTGAGCCAACTGGTCCTTGCGTTGAAAGAGTGGGCTTCAAGATGATGCCAAAGAGAATTGCGGCATAGAATATGTTTCGCTACAGAAGAGGTGTGAGAAGCTTTGGAAGAGAGATGAATTGATCATTCGCATAGTGTGATGAGTTGCTCTCGCTGAGATTGCTCGGGTCTAGAGATTTGCCTAGGATATGTTGAGCTGATGTGTAGGGTACGCTAG
Protein-coding regions in this window:
- a CDS encoding hypothetical protein (EggNog:ENOG41): MDIDPNSPGSGPGPRSQADFPFDSVVDTFPFLTDQAHRALNIQLDFFRNLSTMDLPIPQDANAKEKLKVILAKAELVNEIVKSLTESSELLMQLKNIEYDEVIAVRKAEVSSTITETSVNIKRVIAMQTEEVRIGLGQQGAAEVQEQQRLVEQEMFMQQRNVGLMGASESPESQMPYIQPQVHEQSHAPQQNNIADHIPGLRHASVPPAGPQGYNPVPLNNPGPVHPQPPVLGPAPGYAHLPTLNQAKTYPHNPHIPSPSKYPYKDKTAYTPNQAPQALTTLRFE
- a CDS encoding hypothetical protein (BUSCO:EOG092630UB) → MRSFTPNEKDGRGSRRASVNARFRASTSAMDRPQTSLRQSRISSFRSSTRPTYDLLTGRDSGDSHPPRPQSRQSHVAESVRPGSRESHKENMAPPDADEYEKYRREIESLKAEIGTLQYRIQTAEQEKEIATSEQSSKLEQARRREQDEAQHRQAAEVEREKAAAQTEALRRELQEVKDSIDGDKKQLERKVREAEDEARLLQEQLEDLSTAKDDAARIADRKATDMEMQIAAAQKTIQEFEQESEQRENVLQQTQAQLAEKDGVIANLEADVLRLKAQSGDAETMEIIRQELTEQVQHIRNLEATNRDQLSELKHLRALSKAVEVVEEEKRTLQRKLESAELVEAELTEARIQRQRLEDERLAWSAYLRNAAETDESEFDSPEAVARALVEERLTNASYVEKVGALQAEITAAQNTIQSLRDEQAQLKNEVENAKTVANASNADKARMRLERQRALAVKEVEYLRAQLKTFDTEDETLQPEQFDQARVQRVQELEDLVDKYKMEVQNLHAELSSIEPSAPSTPQPATGSKRSRAEDDSSQEQLGQLTRKKRMLEEQLTKSQNKIALLEKDLSTSKEQLKAAKQQTQTRVLSLKSNPTSDFEAIKRSTLEALKKENEDLLATLQSKNANSTIPMIPTSVLAAMEREITAAKAETASAEKRTRRLKEVWGSKSQEFKEAIFSTLGWTVTFIPNGKMRVESTFYPSQTDEHENSIVFDGERGTMKVGGGPRSDFAQKISDQIGFWVREKGCIPGFLAALTLEFYDEHTKTSK